The nucleotide sequence GCCTCCGGTCTATTCCACCCCCGACATGGTGCGGCTGATGGAGACCGCCTGCTTCTTCGCGCTCCAGCCCTTCGCCGAAGGCGACGAGATCACCGTCGGCGCCGCCATCCACGTCACCCACACCGCCGCCACCGGCATCGGCGCTCGGGTCAAGGCCGAAGCGGTCCTGGAAGCGCCCAGCGGCCGCTTCTACACCATGCGCGTCCGCGCCTGGATGTCGAACAACGGCGGCCCGTGGCAGGAGATCGGCTCCGGCACCGTGGACCGCGCTTTCGTCAGCGTCGGCAAGTTCATGTCCCGCTTAGCGAAGAAGTGATCCCGATTTGGAATCACAGATCGTAAATCAGAAATCACCAATCACGAATTCCTGCGACTCGCCCGCGCTACGCCGCATCTGACTCGCGATGCTGCAAATGTCCCGCAAGTGCGTCCCCTACACGCCGGTCACCTCCAAGCTTCGCGAACTCACCATCGCCCTGGTCTCTTCGACCGGGGTCTATCTGGAAGGCCAGCCT is from Terriglobales bacterium and encodes:
- a CDS encoding thioesterase, whose amino-acid sequence is MSKPVPAGARAEVEETVTHELTLTARHPDLPPVYSTPDMVRLMETACFFALQPFAEGDEITVGAAIHVTHTAATGIGARVKAEAVLEAPSGRFYTMRVRAWMSNNGGPWQEIGSGTVDRAFVSVGKFMSRLAKK